CGGGCGCAGGGCTGCCATTCGTTGACGCCGAGGCCGATGGCGGCGACCGCGCCGCCGGCGCGCAGATCGTCGAGCGCGCGCCAGCCGCCGCCGTCCATCAATTCGCGGATCCGCGCTTCGGAGCCTTCGCGACCGCCATGGCTGGGACCGTCGACGTCGTGGACGAACAGGATATCGACGCGGTCGAGGCCGAGCCGCTTCAGGCTCGCCTCGAAGGACCGCAGCACGCCGTCATGGGAGTAGTCGTAGATGTAGCGAAGCCGCGGCGTGCCGACATAGATGCCGCCGTTGGGCTCGCCGGGCTCCAGCAGGCGGCCGACCTTGGTCGACAGCAGGTAGTCGTCACGGCGATGGCGCGCGAGATTGCGCCCGACCCGCGTCTCCGACAGGCCGAGCCCGTAGAGCGGCGCGGTGTCGTAGTAGCGCAGGCCTGCATCCCAGGCGCGCCCCACCGTGGCGTCGCACTCCGCCTCGGAGAAGACGCGGCCAAGATTGCCGAAGGTCGCCGCGCCGAAGCCGAGCGTGGTGAACGGCAGCATCTTGCCGCGGCGGGTGACGAAATTGCGGGCGGCGGCGGCGGAAAACATCGCCGGGAGCATGCCGATGCGCAAAGGAACTGCAAGCGCAGGGCAGCCATGCGGCGGCGATAAACCGTCTGGATATCGTCGCCCGACAGCCCTATCTACGGACGCCCCGCCGGAGAGCATCGCCATGTTGAAGCTGAAAGACGAAACCCTGTTGCGCAGCGAGTCCTATCTGGACGGCGGCTGGACCGGCGCCGCCTCCGGCAAGCGCTTCGCGGTGACCGACAAGGCGACCGGGGACATCCTCGCACAAGTTGCAGATTGCGACGCCGCCGACGCGCGCAAGGCGATCGAAGCGGCGAACGCGGCCTGGCCTGCCTGGCGCAACAAGACGGCAAAGGAACGCGCCGGGCTGATGCGCAAATGGTTCGAACTGATCCTGGCCAACCAGGAAGACCTGGCCCGGCTGATGACCGCCGAACAGGGCAAGCCGCTGGCCGAGACCCGCGGCGAGGTCGCCTATGGCGCATCCTTCATCGAATGGTTCGCGGAAGAGGGCAAGCGCGTCTATGGCGACACGATCCCGACCTTCGCCCCCGGCAAGCGCATCATCGTGACCAAGGAGCCGGTCGGCGTGGTCGCGGCGGTGACGCCGTGGAACTTCCCCAATGCGATGATCACGCGCAAGGCCGCGCCGGCGCTGGCCGCGGGCTGCACCTTCATCATCAAGCCGCCGGCCGAGACGCCGCTCTCGGCGCTCGCGCTGGCGGAGCTGGCGCACCGCGCCGGCATTCCGAAGGGGGTATTCAACGTGCTCACCTCCGACCAGGCGCCGGAGGTCGGCAAGGAGCTGACCACCAGCCCGCTGGTCCGCAAATTCTCCTTCACCGGCTCGACCGAGATCGGCAAGCTGCTGATGGCG
The nucleotide sequence above comes from Rhizomicrobium sp.. Encoded proteins:
- a CDS encoding aldo/keto reductase, whose protein sequence is MLPAMFSAAAARNFVTRRGKMLPFTTLGFGAATFGNLGRVFSEAECDATVGRAWDAGLRYYDTAPLYGLGLSETRVGRNLARHRRDDYLLSTKVGRLLEPGEPNGGIYVGTPRLRYIYDYSHDGVLRSFEASLKRLGLDRVDILFVHDVDGPSHGGREGSEARIRELMDGGGWRALDDLRAGGAVAAIGLGVNEWQPCARMLELADPDLFLLAGRYTLLEQAPLDTLFPQCARAGAGIVLGGPYNSGVLAGKATFDYAAIPTEVAARVRRLAAVCDAHGVELRAAALQFVAAHPLVASVIPGAASADEVDGNAALLARAIPAALWREMKAEGLIRSDAPVTA
- a CDS encoding NAD-dependent succinate-semialdehyde dehydrogenase is translated as MLKLKDETLLRSESYLDGGWTGAASGKRFAVTDKATGDILAQVADCDAADARKAIEAANAAWPAWRNKTAKERAGLMRKWFELILANQEDLARLMTAEQGKPLAETRGEVAYGASFIEWFAEEGKRVYGDTIPTFAPGKRIIVTKEPVGVVAAVTPWNFPNAMITRKAAPALAAGCTFIIKPPAETPLSALALAELAHRAGIPKGVFNVLTSDQAPEVGKELTTSPLVRKFSFTGSTEIGKLLMAQCASTIKKVSLELGGNAPFIVFDDADLDAAVDGAMVSKYRNMGQTCVCANRILVQDKVHDAFAAKLKARVAALKVGNGFDDGVMQGPLINLEAIEKVERLLGQATAKGATVIQGGHRHALGGTFFEPTIVTGARPDMDIAREEIFGPVATLFRFHDEAEAIRIANDTEFGLAAYFYARDVGRVMRVAEALEYGIIGINEGIISTEVAPFGGMKQSGTGREGSKYGIEDYLEIKYMLLGGLGA